Proteins from one Planctomyces sp. SH-PL62 genomic window:
- a CDS encoding glycine cleavage system protein R: protein MSSYMISVTAADRVGIVYSVTGALLDLGGNVLELSQTVMRGYFTIILEADFPTPRTREQIVEAIHERGKRFDLQVQVTEIKDGLAEPQAAGGERFILTVLGDDSPGIVHSIAGSLAAHGANIVDLHARVDGPRFSLVMEALIPHDLTPAAIRSELERYGRAHKLEAFVQHEDIFAATTEPSPVRLAAALRSQGDSLASH, encoded by the coding sequence ATGAGCAGCTACATGATATCCGTCACCGCGGCCGACCGAGTCGGCATCGTCTACTCGGTGACGGGGGCCTTGCTCGACCTCGGCGGCAACGTCCTGGAGCTGAGCCAGACGGTCATGCGGGGATACTTCACCATCATCCTCGAGGCGGATTTCCCCACGCCCCGCACCCGCGAGCAGATCGTCGAGGCGATCCACGAGCGGGGCAAGCGGTTCGACCTGCAAGTCCAGGTCACCGAGATCAAGGACGGCCTCGCCGAGCCCCAGGCGGCGGGCGGCGAGCGGTTCATCCTCACGGTTCTGGGCGACGACAGCCCGGGGATCGTCCACAGCATCGCCGGCTCGCTGGCGGCCCACGGGGCGAACATCGTCGACCTCCACGCGCGGGTCGACGGCCCCCGGTTCTCGCTGGTGATGGAGGCCCTGATCCCCCACGACCTGACGCCGGCCGCGATCCGGTCGGAGCTGGAGCGCTACGGCCGCGCCCACAAGCTGGAGGCCTTCGTCCAGCACGAGGACATCTTCGCCGCCACCACCGAGCCCAGCCCCGTCCGCCTCGCCGCCGCGCTTCGCAGCCAAGGAGACTCCCTTGCATCGCACTGA
- a CDS encoding DUF423 domain-containing protein: MTEGFWLRIGAVWGFLAVATGAFGAHGLKERLEATGQLANFQTGAQYHMYMALALVTVGLLQLSGRSGPALSVAGWAFLVGSMIFSGTLYALGVSGQRWLGAITPIGGVLILVGWAALAVAAGPAGARPAPVQVSSDREPVASASINSSR; the protein is encoded by the coding sequence ATGACTGAGGGATTCTGGCTGAGGATCGGCGCCGTCTGGGGCTTCCTGGCGGTCGCGACGGGGGCCTTCGGCGCCCACGGCCTCAAGGAGCGGCTGGAGGCGACGGGCCAGCTCGCCAACTTCCAGACCGGGGCCCAGTATCACATGTACATGGCCCTCGCCCTGGTCACCGTGGGGCTGCTCCAGCTCTCCGGCCGGTCGGGGCCCGCCCTGTCGGTCGCGGGCTGGGCCTTCCTGGTCGGCTCGATGATCTTCTCGGGCACGCTGTACGCCCTGGGCGTCTCGGGGCAGCGGTGGCTCGGGGCGATCACGCCCATCGGCGGCGTCCTGATCCTCGTCGGCTGGGCGGCCCTGGCCGTCGCGGCCGGTCCGGCCGGCGCGCGCCCCGCCCCCGTCCAGGTCTCGTCCGACCGCGAGCCCGTCGCGTCCGCGTCCATCAACTCATCTCGATGA
- a CDS encoding amino acid ABC transporter ATP-binding protein: MIEVAGLVKRHGAVEVLRGVDLGVAKGEVACLIGPSGSGKSTFLRCLNGLERFQGGRVDIDDLELNAGQTPAEHARQARRVCRRVGMVFQSFNLFAHQNVLQNVIEAPIHVLGLRRDEAAERARKLLDRVGLGDRLDARPRELSGGQQQRVAIARALAMEPQVMLFDEPTSALDPRMTGEVLAVMTDLARDGLTMIVVTHAMGFARKVASVVHVFGEGRVVESGPPAQVFEAPAHEATRSLLAEARAA; encoded by the coding sequence ATGATCGAGGTTGCGGGACTGGTCAAGCGGCATGGCGCGGTCGAGGTGCTGCGCGGCGTGGACCTCGGCGTGGCGAAGGGGGAGGTGGCGTGCCTCATCGGCCCGTCCGGGAGCGGCAAGAGCACGTTCCTGCGCTGCCTCAACGGCCTGGAGCGATTCCAGGGGGGGCGGGTGGACATCGACGACCTGGAGCTGAACGCCGGCCAGACTCCGGCCGAGCACGCGCGGCAGGCGCGTCGGGTCTGCCGCCGGGTGGGGATGGTCTTCCAGTCCTTCAACCTGTTCGCCCATCAAAACGTGCTGCAGAACGTGATCGAGGCGCCGATCCACGTGTTGGGCCTTCGCCGCGACGAGGCGGCGGAGCGGGCGCGGAAGCTCCTGGACCGCGTCGGCCTGGGGGATCGTCTGGACGCCCGGCCGAGGGAGCTGTCGGGGGGCCAGCAGCAGCGGGTGGCGATCGCCCGGGCGCTGGCGATGGAGCCCCAGGTGATGCTGTTCGACGAGCCCACGAGCGCCCTGGACCCCCGGATGACGGGCGAGGTGCTCGCCGTCATGACCGACCTGGCCCGGGACGGCCTGACGATGATCGTGGTGACCCACGCGATGGGGTTCGCCCGCAAGGTCGCGAGCGTGGTCCACGTCTTCGGCGAGGGCCGCGTGGTCGAGTCCGGGCCGCCGGCCCAGGTGTTCGAGGCCCCCGCGCACGAGGCGACCCGGAGCCTCCTCGCGGAAGCCCGGGCCGCTTGA
- a CDS encoding bifunctional folylpolyglutamate synthase/dihydrofolate synthase: MLDAYQDALGYLFSRLDYEREGMPKTLADLRLGRMRRLLKRLGDPHRGLRIVHVAGTKGKGSTAAMMAAALTASGVRTGLYISPHLERLEERYQVDGRAIATDELVALVHEVREAVEAMEADESGSRRFGATFFEITTAMALLHFARRRAGAVVLEVGMGGRLDSTNVVRPLVAMVTSIALDHTRQLGDTLGAIAIEKAGIIKRATPAVSGVQEAESRDAIRRVAKARRAPLREIEVDFHCEAIGPVPPIDRPTPGRAAVRTWRNDWGVLDVPLLGPHQAHNMAVAIAGLDALADADPSLAVDREAVARGFAGLAWPARVEVMESSPWLVVDGAHNEASAIALAETLRAHFPPCPRTLVFGTTRDKDLGGQLRALLPLFTNRIATRYVHNPRAVPAEEVAATAEAIDGLPMIVAQDPAEALAAARGLTGPDGLICVTGSLFLAAEARAVVLGRAPAPVIGPTAR; the protein is encoded by the coding sequence ATGCTCGACGCCTACCAGGACGCCCTCGGCTATCTCTTCAGTCGGCTCGACTACGAGCGCGAGGGGATGCCCAAGACGCTCGCCGACCTCCGACTGGGCCGCATGCGCCGGCTCCTTAAGCGGCTGGGCGACCCCCATCGCGGGCTTCGGATCGTCCACGTCGCGGGGACCAAGGGGAAGGGGTCGACGGCCGCCATGATGGCCGCCGCGCTCACGGCCTCGGGCGTCCGCACCGGCCTCTACATCTCGCCCCATCTGGAGCGGCTGGAGGAGCGCTACCAGGTCGACGGTCGGGCGATCGCCACCGACGAGCTGGTCGCGCTGGTCCACGAGGTCCGCGAGGCGGTCGAGGCGATGGAGGCCGACGAGTCGGGCTCGCGGCGGTTCGGAGCGACGTTCTTCGAGATCACCACGGCGATGGCCCTGCTGCATTTCGCCCGCCGTCGAGCCGGGGCCGTCGTGCTGGAGGTCGGCATGGGGGGGCGGCTGGATTCGACCAACGTGGTCCGTCCCCTGGTCGCGATGGTGACCAGCATCGCCCTGGACCACACCCGGCAGCTCGGCGACACCCTGGGGGCGATCGCGATCGAGAAGGCGGGCATCATCAAGCGGGCGACCCCCGCCGTGAGCGGCGTCCAGGAGGCCGAATCCCGCGACGCGATCCGACGGGTCGCGAAGGCCCGCCGCGCCCCGCTCCGCGAGATCGAGGTCGACTTCCATTGCGAGGCGATCGGGCCCGTCCCGCCGATCGACCGGCCGACCCCCGGCCGCGCGGCCGTGCGGACCTGGCGCAACGACTGGGGCGTGCTCGACGTGCCGCTCCTCGGCCCCCACCAGGCCCACAACATGGCCGTGGCGATCGCCGGGCTCGACGCCCTGGCCGACGCCGACCCGAGCCTGGCCGTCGACCGCGAGGCCGTCGCCCGGGGGTTCGCGGGGCTCGCCTGGCCGGCGCGGGTGGAGGTGATGGAGTCGTCCCCCTGGCTCGTCGTCGACGGCGCCCACAACGAGGCGTCGGCGATCGCCCTGGCCGAGACGCTCCGGGCCCACTTCCCCCCCTGCCCGCGCACCCTGGTGTTCGGCACCACCCGCGACAAGGACCTGGGGGGTCAGCTCCGGGCCTTGCTGCCGCTTTTCACGAACCGGATCGCCACCCGATACGTCCACAATCCGAGGGCCGTCCCGGCCGAGGAGGTCGCGGCGACGGCCGAGGCGATCGACGGCCTCCCCATGATCGTGGCCCAGGATCCCGCCGAGGCCCTGGCCGCCGCCCGCGGCCTGACCGGCCCCGACGGCCTGATCTGCGTGACCGGCTCGCTGTTCCTCGCCGCCGAGGCGAGGGCCGTCGTCCTGGGCCGCGCGCCGGCCCCCGTCATCGGCCCGACCGCGAGATGA
- a CDS encoding PFL family protein: MHRTEDVLATLSMIRQHKLDVRTVTMGIDLAPCASPDVAVLCDRIRARLIHYAGRLRVVCREVEARYGIPIVNRRIAVSPIGRVAAGQKSEGLLAVARTLDAVAAEVEVDLVGGFTALVQKGWTDSERRLIAALPEVLSTTQRVCSSVNVGTTAAGINMDAIAALGHVLKETAERTRDHDGFGCAKLVIFGNAPNDNPFMAGAFHGAGETDCVINIGVSGPGVVKAAVEDLVAHSPVKPTLGDIAEEIKSTAFRVTRVGELIGREVAARLGVAFGIVDLSLAPTPQIGDSVGEILQAMGVSRLGGPGSTAALALLNDAVKKGGSFASSSVGGLSGAFVAVSEDSALARAVEVGDLTLAKLEAMTAVCSVGLDMIAVPGDTDAETLSALIADEVAIGVINHKTTAVRVIPVPGKKAGDRAVFGGLFGEMDILPIHAAGGSAEFVRHGGRIPAPLSSLRN; the protein is encoded by the coding sequence TTGCATCGCACTGAAGACGTCCTGGCCACGCTCAGCATGATCCGCCAGCATAAGCTGGACGTGCGGACGGTGACGATGGGCATCGACCTGGCCCCCTGCGCCTCGCCCGACGTCGCGGTCCTGTGCGACCGCATCCGGGCCCGCCTGATCCACTACGCCGGTCGGCTCCGGGTCGTCTGCCGCGAGGTGGAGGCCCGCTACGGCATCCCGATCGTGAACCGTCGGATCGCCGTCAGCCCGATCGGCCGGGTCGCCGCCGGCCAGAAGTCCGAGGGCCTCCTGGCCGTGGCCCGGACGCTCGACGCCGTGGCGGCCGAGGTCGAGGTGGACCTCGTCGGCGGCTTCACCGCGCTGGTGCAGAAGGGCTGGACCGACAGCGAGCGCCGGCTGATCGCCGCGCTCCCGGAGGTCCTCTCGACGACCCAGCGGGTCTGCTCGTCGGTGAACGTCGGGACCACGGCGGCCGGGATCAACATGGACGCGATCGCCGCATTGGGGCACGTCCTGAAGGAGACCGCCGAGCGGACCCGGGACCACGACGGCTTCGGCTGCGCCAAGCTCGTGATCTTCGGCAACGCCCCCAACGACAACCCCTTCATGGCCGGCGCCTTCCACGGCGCGGGCGAGACCGACTGCGTGATCAACATCGGCGTGAGCGGGCCGGGGGTGGTCAAGGCGGCCGTCGAGGACCTCGTCGCGCATTCGCCCGTCAAGCCGACCCTGGGCGACATCGCCGAGGAGATCAAGAGCACGGCCTTCCGGGTGACCCGGGTGGGCGAGCTGATCGGCCGCGAGGTCGCCGCCCGGCTGGGCGTCGCCTTCGGCATCGTCGACCTCTCGCTGGCCCCGACGCCCCAGATCGGCGACAGCGTCGGCGAGATCCTCCAGGCGATGGGCGTGTCGCGGCTGGGCGGGCCGGGCTCGACCGCCGCCCTGGCCTTGCTGAACGACGCGGTGAAGAAAGGCGGGAGCTTCGCCAGCTCCAGCGTCGGCGGGCTCTCCGGCGCGTTCGTGGCCGTCAGCGAGGATTCCGCCCTCGCCCGCGCCGTGGAGGTCGGCGACCTGACCCTCGCGAAGCTCGAGGCGATGACGGCCGTCTGCTCCGTCGGCCTGGACATGATCGCCGTCCCCGGCGACACCGACGCCGAGACCCTCTCGGCCCTGATCGCCGACGAGGTCGCCATCGGCGTGATCAACCACAAGACGACGGCCGTCCGGGTGATCCCGGTCCCGGGCAAGAAGGCCGGCGACCGGGCCGTGTTCGGCGGCCTCTTCGGCGAGATGGACATCCTCCCCATCCACGCCGCCGGCGGCTCCGCCGAGTTCGTCCGCCACGGCGGACGCATCCCCGCGCCGCTGTCCAGCCTCCGCAACTGA
- the thiS gene encoding sulfur carrier protein ThiS has protein sequence MVEITLNGQKRDVPDALTVARLLGLLELKPEHVAVERNRDLVTRSRHEETEIDPGDEIEIVTLVGGGAPDEGSPAPAPLTIGSHTVRSRLFVGTGKYTTLELMRECLEASGADVVTVAVRRERLFDREGRNLLDFVDPARFTILPNTAGCYNAEDSLRTARLGRELLQGLGNPGADWVKLEVLADPRTLLPDPVATLESTKVLVAEGFQVLCYTSDDPIMARRLKEAGAAAVMPAGSPIGSGQGVLNPNNIRIILEDLKADDPSYPVIIDAGVGTASDVALAMELGCDGVLLNTGIAGATDPLRMAHAMRLAVEAGRLAAGAGRIPRKLYATASSPTQGMLGRN, from the coding sequence ATCGTGGAGATCACGCTCAACGGTCAGAAGCGCGACGTGCCGGACGCCTTGACGGTCGCCCGACTGCTCGGCCTGCTGGAACTGAAGCCCGAACACGTCGCGGTCGAGCGGAATCGCGACCTCGTGACCCGTTCGCGGCACGAGGAGACTGAGATCGACCCGGGCGACGAGATCGAGATCGTCACCCTGGTCGGCGGCGGAGCGCCGGATGAGGGCTCGCCGGCCCCGGCCCCCCTGACCATCGGATCGCACACCGTGCGAAGCCGTCTGTTCGTGGGGACCGGCAAGTACACGACCCTGGAACTGATGCGCGAGTGCCTGGAGGCTAGCGGGGCCGACGTGGTCACGGTGGCCGTCCGTCGCGAGCGGCTGTTCGACCGCGAGGGCCGCAACCTGCTGGACTTCGTCGACCCGGCCCGGTTCACGATCCTCCCGAACACGGCGGGCTGCTACAACGCCGAGGATTCGCTCCGCACCGCCCGCCTGGGCCGCGAGCTGCTCCAGGGCCTGGGCAACCCCGGGGCCGACTGGGTGAAGCTGGAGGTCCTGGCCGACCCCCGGACGCTCCTCCCCGACCCGGTCGCGACCCTCGAATCGACGAAGGTGCTCGTGGCCGAAGGGTTCCAGGTCCTCTGTTACACCAGCGACGACCCGATCATGGCCCGTCGGCTCAAGGAGGCCGGGGCGGCGGCGGTCATGCCGGCGGGGAGCCCGATCGGCAGCGGCCAGGGGGTCCTCAACCCCAACAACATCCGGATCATCCTGGAAGACCTGAAGGCCGACGACCCGTCGTACCCGGTGATCATCGACGCCGGCGTGGGGACGGCCAGCGACGTCGCGTTGGCGATGGAACTGGGCTGCGACGGCGTGCTGCTGAACACCGGCATCGCCGGCGCGACCGACCCGCTGCGGATGGCCCACGCCATGCGGCTGGCCGTCGAGGCCGGTCGGCTCGCCGCCGGGGCCGGGCGGATCCCCAGGAAGCTGTACGCCACCGCATCGAGCCCGACCCAGGGAATGCTCGGGCGCAATTGA
- a CDS encoding response regulator transcription factor, with product MGNAVGAIIVLAEDEPDLRALYAEYLRRCGYVVWEAADGAEATSMVRTHHPDLLLLDHWMPVLNGLEVLEQIRDAREAIGLKVVMLTHQRDADTRLEGFALGVAAYWTKDLSLADLGSKVQTLLDSAST from the coding sequence GTGGGGAACGCCGTGGGCGCGATCATCGTACTGGCCGAGGACGAGCCCGACCTCCGGGCCCTGTACGCCGAATACCTGCGACGTTGCGGCTACGTCGTCTGGGAGGCGGCCGACGGCGCGGAGGCGACCTCGATGGTGAGGACGCACCATCCCGACCTGCTGCTGCTCGACCACTGGATGCCGGTCCTCAACGGCCTGGAGGTCCTGGAGCAGATCCGGGACGCCCGGGAGGCCATCGGCCTGAAAGTCGTCATGCTGACCCACCAGCGCGACGCCGACACCCGCCTCGAAGGCTTCGCCCTGGGTGTCGCCGCCTACTGGACGAAGGACCTCTCGCTGGCCGACCTGGGGTCGAAGGTCCAGACCCTCCTGGATTCGGCCTCCACCTAG
- a CDS encoding glycosyltransferase translates to MFPLQEGDGRIRPSPGLGMSMTSYQTADLLLGLVAAVAVASTLASTCCLLWVTRRARNLPDHTPPVTIFKPLKGLDEELEANLASFFALDYPTYQLLFCVADAADPAAAVVRKLMEEHPEQDARLVVGCPPFGLNPKVESLAAMEPFRRHDILLISDSNVRAQPTYLRETACHLADPSVGLVTNLFVGKGEIHAGAVMENLQLNGFIAGGMAMASMLGVTCVVGKSMMLRASVLEAIGGFAAVRNLLAEDQVIGMLVRKAGYSIRLSRHVIENVNRRRGFTWFLNRHSRWYKIRRRLALPVFAVEPLSNLAAIGLVWAFSGDSGFAWGGLLGLVGLGMARDAIQTRWLGGSFPKLRHLIYSPIKDLMLLPLWFDALLNSHVQWRGHRFYVGRLTRLMPDPTARPPVRSGRRSPRVHGGSPPPHRPTEETSAPASE, encoded by the coding sequence GTGTTCCCTCTCCAGGAAGGCGACGGCCGGATTCGTCCGTCGCCGGGGCTCGGGATGAGCATGACCTCCTACCAGACCGCCGACTTGCTGCTTGGGCTCGTGGCCGCCGTCGCCGTGGCGTCGACCCTCGCGTCGACGTGCTGCCTCCTCTGGGTCACGAGGCGGGCGCGGAACCTCCCCGACCACACCCCGCCGGTCACGATCTTCAAGCCCCTCAAGGGGCTCGACGAGGAGCTTGAGGCGAACCTCGCCAGCTTCTTCGCGCTCGACTATCCGACGTACCAGCTCCTCTTCTGCGTGGCCGACGCCGCCGACCCCGCGGCGGCCGTGGTCCGCAAGCTGATGGAGGAGCACCCGGAGCAGGACGCGAGGCTGGTGGTCGGCTGCCCGCCGTTCGGCCTCAATCCCAAGGTCGAGAGCCTGGCGGCGATGGAGCCGTTCCGCCGTCACGACATCCTCCTCATCAGCGACTCGAACGTCCGCGCCCAACCCACCTACCTCCGCGAGACGGCCTGTCACCTGGCCGACCCGAGCGTGGGGCTGGTCACGAACCTGTTCGTCGGCAAGGGGGAGATCCACGCCGGAGCGGTGATGGAGAACCTCCAGCTCAACGGCTTCATCGCCGGCGGCATGGCGATGGCGTCGATGCTGGGGGTGACCTGCGTCGTGGGCAAATCGATGATGCTCCGGGCCTCGGTCCTGGAGGCGATCGGCGGATTCGCGGCGGTGCGCAACCTGCTGGCGGAGGACCAGGTGATCGGGATGCTCGTCCGCAAGGCCGGGTATTCGATCCGCCTGAGCCGCCACGTCATCGAGAACGTGAACCGTCGCCGAGGCTTCACCTGGTTCCTCAATCGACACTCGCGCTGGTACAAGATCCGCCGGCGACTGGCCCTGCCGGTCTTCGCCGTCGAGCCGCTTTCGAACCTGGCGGCGATCGGGCTGGTCTGGGCCTTCTCGGGCGATTCCGGCTTCGCCTGGGGCGGTCTCCTGGGGCTGGTCGGCCTGGGGATGGCTCGCGACGCGATCCAGACGCGATGGCTGGGCGGCTCGTTCCCCAAGCTCCGCCACCTGATCTACAGCCCGATCAAGGACCTGATGCTCCTGCCGCTCTGGTTCGACGCCCTCCTGAACAGCCACGTCCAGTGGCGGGGGCATCGCTTCTACGTCGGCCGGCTCACGCGGCTCATGCCCGACCCGACGGCTCGTCCGCCCGTCCGCTCCGGGCGCCGATCGCCGCGCGTCCACGGCGGCTCGCCCCCGCCGCATCGTCCGACCGAGGAGACGAGCGCCCCCGCTTCGGAATGA
- a CDS encoding ABC transporter substrate-binding protein/permease (The N-terminal region of this protein, as described by TIGR01726, is a three transmembrane segment that identifies a subfamily of ABC transporter permease subunits, which specificities that include histidine, arginine, glutamine, glutamate, L-cystine (sic), the opines (in Agrobacterium) octopine and nopaline, etc.), with protein MSLLTIALPSAFESSARADALGEVRARKVLRYGSDMEGGGPYAFPDPASPRSVAGFEVEMMELLARDLGATAEFSQGPWDKLLSVLDAGRFDVVVNGYEWTDVRSRDYLATRPYYIYQLQLMGPRGSPIRSWGELRSKSAPEGRRWRVGVLVGSAADVFAEEQAGDAIEVVRFDGATDAMLATQNGQYDFTLQDVPAALFYKDRFPGLEALGPPVSHGYYVLYTRKSDVALRDALDQGVGRLAASGELRRIFEKYGIWNDLQGELADFAGPLEPASGQFSARGWELLARYRGRLLDAARVTLFLSFGSMPLAMMIGLAVALGRMYGPGWLRGLLAAYVELIRGTPLMLQLYVLFFVLKLPPWVAGIAGLALNYSAYEAEIYRAGLQAVPRGQMEAAMALGMSRWTALRRVVIPQAVRIVIPPVSNDFIALFKDTSVCSVITLVELTKQYSILANSTGGVVEFAAATAAIYLAMSLPLSWFSRWSERRLGAEGVKGGIA; from the coding sequence GTGAGCCTGCTCACGATCGCCCTCCCGTCCGCCTTCGAATCGTCCGCCCGAGCCGACGCGCTCGGCGAGGTTCGCGCGCGCAAGGTCCTGCGCTACGGCAGCGACATGGAAGGGGGCGGTCCCTACGCCTTCCCCGACCCCGCCTCGCCTCGATCGGTCGCGGGCTTCGAAGTCGAGATGATGGAGCTGCTGGCCCGCGACCTGGGCGCGACGGCCGAGTTCTCGCAAGGGCCCTGGGACAAGCTCCTCTCCGTCCTCGACGCCGGCCGGTTCGACGTCGTGGTCAACGGTTATGAATGGACCGACGTCCGCTCGCGAGACTACCTGGCGACCCGGCCCTACTACATCTATCAACTCCAGCTCATGGGACCCCGAGGGAGCCCGATCCGCTCGTGGGGCGAGTTGCGGTCGAAGTCCGCCCCCGAGGGTCGGCGATGGCGGGTGGGGGTCCTGGTCGGTTCCGCGGCCGACGTCTTCGCGGAGGAGCAGGCCGGCGACGCGATCGAGGTCGTCCGGTTCGACGGCGCCACCGACGCCATGCTCGCGACCCAGAACGGCCAGTACGACTTCACCCTTCAGGACGTGCCCGCGGCGCTCTTCTACAAGGACCGCTTCCCCGGCCTTGAAGCCCTCGGCCCCCCCGTTTCGCACGGTTACTACGTCCTCTACACCCGGAAGTCCGACGTCGCCCTGCGCGACGCCCTGGACCAGGGGGTCGGCCGATTGGCCGCCTCCGGCGAGCTGCGCCGGATCTTCGAGAAATACGGGATCTGGAACGACCTCCAGGGGGAGCTGGCCGATTTCGCGGGACCGCTCGAACCCGCCTCGGGCCAGTTCTCGGCGAGGGGGTGGGAGCTGCTGGCGAGGTATCGGGGCCGACTCCTCGACGCGGCCAGGGTGACCCTGTTCCTGTCGTTCGGGTCGATGCCGCTGGCCATGATGATCGGCCTGGCGGTGGCGCTCGGGCGGATGTACGGGCCGGGCTGGCTCCGGGGCCTGCTGGCGGCCTACGTCGAGCTGATCCGGGGCACGCCGCTGATGCTCCAGCTTTACGTCCTGTTCTTCGTGCTGAAGCTCCCCCCGTGGGTGGCGGGGATCGCCGGGCTCGCCCTGAACTATTCGGCGTACGAGGCCGAGATCTACCGAGCCGGGCTCCAGGCGGTCCCTCGCGGGCAGATGGAGGCGGCGATGGCGCTGGGGATGTCGCGGTGGACGGCGCTGCGGCGGGTGGTGATCCCGCAGGCGGTCCGGATCGTGATCCCGCCGGTCTCCAACGACTTCATCGCCCTGTTCAAGGACACCTCCGTCTGCTCGGTGATCACCCTCGTCGAGTTGACGAAGCAGTATTCGATCCTGGCCAACAGCACGGGCGGCGTGGTCGAGTTCGCGGCGGCGACGGCCGCGATCTACCTGGCGATGAGCTTGCCGCTTTCCTGGTTCTCGCGATGGTCCGAGCGGCGTCTGGGCGCCGAAGGCGTGAAGGGGGGGATCGCATGA